A single region of the Brachypodium distachyon strain Bd21 chromosome 3, Brachypodium_distachyon_v3.0, whole genome shotgun sequence genome encodes:
- the LOC100841947 gene encoding pyruvate dehydrogenase E1 component subunit alpha-1, mitochondrial: MAAAALLRRLPAARSPAAALMGARPISDSTTPLTIETSMPFTSHIVDPPSRDVTTTPAELVTFFRDMSLMRRMEIAADSLYKAKLIRGFCHLYDGQEAVTVGMEAAITRKDSIITAYRDHCIYMSRGGDLVTAFAELMGRKIGCSRGKGGSMHFYKKDANFYGGHGIVGAQVPLGCGLAFAQKYRKEDSVSFALYGDGAANQGQLFEALNISALWKLPAILVCENNHYGMGTAEWRAAKSPSYYKRGDYVPGLKVDGMDVLAVKQACKFAKEHAIANGPIVLEMDTYRYHGHSMSDPGSTYRTRDEISGVRQERDPIERVRKLILAHDLATPAELKDMEKEIRKEVDTAIAQAKESPMPDASELFTNVYVKGFGVESFGADRKELRATLP; this comes from the exons atggccgcggccgccctcctccgccgcctacCGGCCGCGCGCTCCCCCGCGGCGGCCCTCATGGGGGCGCGCCCGATCTCCGACTCCACAACGCCGCTCACCATCGAGACCTCCATGCCCTTCACCTCCCACATCGTCGACCCGCCGTCCCGCGACGTCACCACCACCCCCGCCGAGCTCGTCACTTTCTTCCGCGACATGTCCCTGATGCGCCGCATGGAGATCGCCGCCGACTCCCTCTACAAGGCCAAGCTCATCCGCGGCTTCTGCCACCTCTACGACGGCCAGGAGGCCGTCACCGTCGGCATGGAGGCCGCCATCACCCGCAAGGACTCCATCATCACCGCCTACCGCGACCACTGCATCTACATGTCCCGCGGCGGGGACCTCGTCACCGCGTTCGCCGAGCTCATGGGCCGCAAGATCGGCTGCTCCCGCGGGAAGGGCGGATCCATGCATTTTTACAAGAAGGACGCCAATTTCTATGGCGGGCATGGCATCGTCGGCGCTCAGGTTCCCCTCGGGTGCGGCCTTGCCTTCGCGCAGAAGTACAGGAAGGAGGACAGCGTCTCCTTCGCGCTCTACGGTGATGGTGCCGCAAACCAGGGGCAGCTGTTTGAGGCGCTCAACATTTCGGCCCTCTGGAAGCTGCCCGCCATACTGGTCTGCGAGAACAACCATT ATGGGATGGGAACGGCTGAGTGGAGGGCGGCAAAGAGCCCCTCCTACTACAAACGTGGCGATTATGTGCCTGGACTGAAG GTCGATGGAATGGATGTTCTTGCTGTTAAGCAGGCATGCAAATTTGCGAAAGAGCATGCCATTGCAAATGGCCCAATT GTTCTTGAAATGGACACCTACAGGTACCATGGCCACTCTATGTCAGATCCAGGAAGCACTTACCGCACCAGGGATGAGATCTCAGGTGTAAGACAG GAGCGTGATCCAATTGAAAGAGTTAGAAAGTTGATATTGGCTCATGACCTTGCAACCCCTGCCGAGCTGAAG GACATGGAGAAAGAAATTAGGAAAGAAGTTGACACTGCCATTGCTCAAGCCAAG GAAAGTCCTATGCCTGATGCTTCTGAGCTCTTTACGAATGTCTATGTTAAGGGCTTTGGCGTGGAG TCATTTGGAGCGGACAGAAAGGAGTTGAGAGCTACACTTCCATAG
- the LOC100842863 gene encoding probable galacturonosyltransferase-like 2, with protein MGGASPAMRAGWVLVAFILAASGPGAAVVALPRFAEAPEYRNGDGCPAAVAGAGVCDPGLVHIAMTLDAHYLRGSMAAIYSLLKHASCPESLFFHFLAAADGGGPGAGAPEVGELRSALAASFPSLRFEIYPFRADAVTGLISASVRAALEAPLNYARNHLADLLPRCVPRAIYLDSDVLAVDDVRRLWETRLPAAAVVAAPEYCHANFSRYFTDAFWSDPDLGARVFAGRRRAPCYFNTGVMVIDLRRWRSGNYRHRIEQWMELQKEKRIYELGSLPPFLLVFAGEVEAVDHRWNQHGLGGDNVLGSCRPLHKGPVSLMHWSGKGKPWDRLDAGRPCPLDHTWKSYDLYVDDGDASSASAPSRTSLSSSALPAAVFSW; from the coding sequence atGGGCGGCGCCTCACCGGCGATGCGGGCCGGGTGGGTCCTGGTGGCGTTTATCCTGGCCGCATCTGGGCCGGGGGCGGCGGTCGTGGCGCTGCCGAGGTTCGCGGAGGCGCCGGAGTACCGGAACGGGGACGGGTGcccggcggccgtggcggggGCCGGGGTCTGCGACCCGGGCCTCGTGCACATCGCGATGACGCTCGACGCGCACTACCTCAGGGGCTCCATGGCCGCCATCTACTCGCTGCTCAAGCATGCGTCCTGCCCCGAGTCGCTCTTCTTCcacttcctcgccgccgcggacggcggcggccccggcgCGGGAGCCCCGGAGGTGGGCGAGCTCCGGAGCGCGCTGGCCGCGTCGTTCCCCTCGCTGCGGTTCGAGATCTACCCGTTCCGCGCCGACGCGGTGACCGGGCTCATCTCGGCCTCCGTGCGCGCGGCGCTCGAGGCGCCGCTCAACTACGCCAGGAACCACCTCGCCGACCTGCTCCCCAGGTGCGTGCCGCGGGCGATTTACCTCGACTCGGACGTGCTGGCCGTCGACGACGTGCGGCGCCTCTGGGAGACCCgcctgcccgccgccgccgtcgtcgcggcGCCCGAGTACTGCCACGCCAACTTCTCCCGCTACTTCACCGACGCCTTCTGGTCCGACCCCGACCTGGGTGCGCGCGTCTTCGCgggacgccgccgcgcgccctgCTACTTCAACACCGGCGTCATGGTCATCGACCTCAGGCGCTGGCGTTCCGGCAACTACCGCCACCGCATCGAGCAGTGGATGGAGCTGCAGAAGGAGAAGCGAATCTACGAGCTCGGCTCCTTGCCCCCTTTCTTGCTTGTCTtcgccggcgaggtggaggccGTCGACCATCGGTGGAACCAGCACGGTCTGGGCGGTGACAACGTGCTCGGCAGCTGCCGCCCCCTCCACAAGGGTCCTGTCAGCTTGATGCACTGGTCAGGGAAGGGCAAGCCATGGGATCGCCTGGACGCCGGCAGGCCTTGCCCGCTCGACCACACCTGGAAGTCATACGACCTCTACGTCGACGATGGCGATGCGTCGTCGGCATCAGCGCCTTCCCGGACCTCGTTGTCGTCATCGGCATTGCCCGCGGCGGTGTTTTCTTGGTAG
- the LOC112272009 gene encoding sphinganine C4-monooxygenase 1-like translates to MEVLYSDEALAAVAPIAVYWVYSGVHRAIDHGRLMERYRLNTKEDEDGKNMVSKRDVLFNVLSQHLLQLVSVAMLTTVRS, encoded by the coding sequence ATGGAGGTATTGTACTCCGACGAGGCTCTTGCGGCCGTTGCGCCGATCGCGGTGTACTGGGTCTACTCCGGCGTGCACAGGGCGATCGACCACGGAAGGCTGATGGAGAGGTACAGGCTCAAcaccaaggaagacgaggacgGCAAGAACATGGTGTCCAAGCGAGACGTCCTCTTCAACGTCCTCTCCCAGCACTTGCTGCAGCTCGTCAGCGTCGCCATGCTCACCACTGTACGCAGTTGA
- the LOC100830033 gene encoding sphinganine C4-monooxygenase 1 has product MAACRVAVAVSVLDGYKYAWHRLAHRSRFLYRHMHSWHHRIVMPYAYGTIYGHPLEALMADTVGASLALFVSGMSPRATAVFLSLCNIKAIDNHCGVCMMSRFLRSLWNDAAYHDVHHMPRRVRHNFSDLFFVTWDNMFGTHMPYAVEERSGGGLKFRILRPKPTPKTRLDPMVKSTATAS; this is encoded by the exons ATGGCGGCGTGTCGGGTGGCGGTGGCAGTG TCGGTGTTGGATGGGTACAAGTACGCGTGGCATCGGCTGGCTCATCGCAGTCGGTTCCTGTACCGGCATATGCACTCTTGGCACCACCGCATCGTGATGCCCTACGCGTACGGCACCATCTACGGGCACCCGCTCGAGGCACTCATGGCCGACACCGTGGGTGCCTCGCTGGCCCTCTTCGTCTCCGGGATGTCCCCCCGCGCCACGGCCGTGTTCCTCTCGCTCTGCAACATCAAGGCCATCGACAACCACTGCGGCGTGTGCATGATGTCGCGGTTTCTTCGGTCGCTCTGGAACGATGCGGCCTACCACGACGTGCATCACATGCCGCGTCGAGTTAGGCACAACTTCTCTGATCTGTTCTTCGTTACGTGGGACAATATGTTCGGGACGCACATGCCCTACGCCGTCGAGGAGAGGTCTGGCGGAGGGTTAAAGTTCCGGATTTTACGGCCCAAACCAACGCCTAAGACGCGCCTCGACCCCATGGTGAAGAGTACTGCCACTGCTTCCTAA